The proteins below come from a single Juglans regia cultivar Chandler chromosome 12, Walnut 2.0, whole genome shotgun sequence genomic window:
- the LOC108979994 gene encoding uncharacterized protein LOC108979994 isoform X1: protein MPPEPLPWDRKDFFKERKHERSSESLGSVARWKDSSHHGTREFNRWGSADFRRPPGHAKQGGWHLFSEDSGHGYVPSRSGDKMLEDDSCRPSILRGDGKYGRSIRENRFSQRDWKGHSWETSNGSPITSGKLLDVSNNDLRSVDDTITCLSHPNSDFVNTWDQLQLKDQHDKMGAVSGLGTGQRCDAENSVSSTVWKPLKWSRSGSLSSRGSGFSHSSSSKSMGGTDSNDTKADTQLKNSTPVQSLSGDAAACVTSAALSEETTSKKKPRLGWGEGLAKYEKKKVEGPDVTVNKDGAVVSACNAEPTQSFISNMADKSPRVAGFSDCASPATPSSVACSSSPGVEEKSFGKAMNIDNDISNLCVSPSPGSIYLPEGFPFSLEKLDMNLIANLGSSLVELLQSDDSSAVDSSFVRSTAMNKLLVCKGEVSKALEVTESEIDLLENELKLLKSETEIGEPCPAGSSSLPMEKNATPCKGQDGVSNLFPRPEQLQTSSENTIMEKMPLCNGALEDIDAAIKDEDMDSPGTATSKFVEPLSLVKADSLSDKLEHGDSSGNLDEIQIESENMVVKYSVPGSVGEKTGTPVSSEVRHTDQEDRLCDSILASNRECANRACGVFSKLLPRDQHVTDVSRTVHFLSCQSSALMKEKFAMRKQFLRFKERVLTIKFKVFQHLWNEDARLLSVRKQRPKSQKIFDLSFRTALNGNQKHRSSIRSRCSSPAGNLSLVPTTEMINFTSKLLSDSQVKIYRNTLKMPSLILDKNEKMVSRFISSNGLVEDPCAVEKERAVINPWMPIEREIFMKKLSIIGKDFRKIASFLDHKTTADCVEFYYKNHKSDCFEKSKKQDCSKQMKAFFTDTYMVTSEKKRIREINAASLKKFGKSSIMVACADDHVRSQHSSAGRLFLGGYGDSKPSWDDDGILDRSNSLGFIGNESDTVIADALTGMCGSLSSEAMSSCITSCVDPGESNREWKCQKVDSQIKRPLTPDVMQNVDDETCSDESCGEMDPSDWTDEEKSIFIQAVSTYGKDFVMISRCVRTRSRDQCKAFFSKARKCLGLDLMHPGPRNVGAPVSDDPNGGGSDTEDACVVETASGSVICGKKLGCKLDDDLPLTTMNTNHDESDPAKIVNLQSDLNRSEENNGMGHMDQEDFEAVETLVSDACQAENSAELVVQGDNNVVDTAKNQSDSVNAQRSAVFLANSESRGDQVIEQGMLIAESVSNREGINPGPLSSGVLVENKAVTSVGYENELGGQRLLLAESSLNNKQHEEGDGDATGLQSSIQDSNTAGNVSHLAAESSSGFCLNPEYQHKFPLELDSLEKPRVIPLPQQNSLATVTSLSQDSASILCDKTLNQDRSSSTLDFHGNRDKQSPRSFSREDCHQHLSGHPILNHDESSQILRGYPLHVSKKKEMNGEISCRKLSEAQTLSQSGKTISTRFVAKDCSLQKCSSSKPHSSVAELPLLSQKIEQDGFHSRSHSRSLSDTDKPCRNGDVKLFGQILTHPSSMQKSNSGTHENGEKGIQDSKLSSKLSNLKFPGHHHVDGNILKFDHNYLGLENVAMSYGYWDGNRIQTGFSSFADSAVLLAKCPGAFGNFPTPPSKIEPPPLQAVVNSNERNSNGVSVFPSREISSNDGVVDYQVYGNREGSKMQPFAVDMKQRKDILSEMQRRNGLEAVSSLQPQAMGVVGMDVVGRGGVLVGGPCTGVSDPVAAIKMHYAKSDQYGGKMKTGCIVREEEPWRGKGGIGR from the exons ATGCCGCCAGAACCATTGCCTTGGGACCGGAAGGACTTCTTCAAGGAGAGGAAGCACGAAAGGTCGTCGGAGTCGCTAGGGTCCGTAGCCAGATGGAAGGATTCATCCCATCACGGAACCCGCGAGTTCAATCGCTGGGGATCCGCCGATTTTCGCAGACCACCAG GTCATGCTAAGCAGGGTGGTTGGCACCTGTTTTCGGAAGATTCTGGTCATGGTTATGTGCCTTCTCGGTCTGGTGACAAGATGCTGGAAGATGACAGCTGCCGGCCATCTATTTTGCGTGGAGATGGGAAATACGGCAGGAGCATTAGGGAAAATAGATTTAGTCAGAGAGATTGGAAAGGTCATTCCTGGGAAACAAGCAATGGGTCTCCAATTACGTCTGGGAAGCTGCTTGATGTGAGTAATAATGATCTGAGGTCTGTGGATGATACCATAACTTGCCTATCTCATCCTAATTCTGACTTTGTGAACACATGGGATCAGCTTCAGTTGAAAGACCAACATGATAAGATGGGTGCTGTCAGTGGGTTGGGTACAGGCCAGAGGTGCGATGCAGAGAACTCTGTAAGCTCGACTGTCTGGAAACCTCTTAAGTGGAGCCGTTCTGGAAGCCTGTCTTCACGGGGTTCTGGTTTTAGCCATTCAAGTAGCTCGAAGAGCATGGGGGGTACGGATTCCAATGACACGAAGGCTGATACACAGCTGAAGAATTCAACTCCTGTCCAGTCCCTTTCAGGAGATGCAGCTGCTTGTGTGACATCTGCTGCACTGTCTGAGGAAACTACCTCCAAGAAGAAGCCACGACTTGGATGGGGTGAGGGACTGgcaaaatatgagaaaaagaaagttgaagGTCCCGATGTTACTGTGAACAAAGATGGGGCTGTTGTTTCTGCTTGTAATGCAGAACCCACCcagtctttcatttcaaacatgGCTGACAAAAGTCCCAGGGTTGCGGGTTTTTCAGATTGTGCATCACCGGCTACTCCATCCTCAGTTGCTTGCAGTTCCTCACCAG GTGTGGAAGAGAAGTCATTTGGCAAGGCAATGAATATTGACAATGATATTAGTAATTTATGTGTTTCACCTAGTCCGGGTTCTATATATCTTCCCGAGGGGTTTCCCTTTAGTTTAGAGAAGTTAGATATGAATTTGATAGCTAATTTGGGCTCTTCACTCGTTGAGTTGTTGCAATCTGATGACTCAAGCGCAGTGGATTCTAGTTTTGTGAGATCAACTGCTATGAATAAGTTGCTAGTATGTAAAGGTGAAGTTTCGAAGGCACTGGAGGTGACTGAGTCTGAAATTGATTTGCTTGAAAATGAACTTAAATTATTGAAGTCTGAAACTGAAATTGGCGAGCCTTGTCCAGCCGGATCCAGCTCCTTGCCAATGGAGAAGAATGCAACGCCCTGTAAAGGACAAGATGGTGTTTCCAATCTTTTCCCCAGGCCCGAGCAATTGCAAACTTCTTCTGAGAACACTATTATGGAGAAGATGCCTCTCTGTAATGGTGCCTTGGAAGACATTGATGCAGCTATTAAGGATGAGGATATGGATAGTCCTGGAACTGCAACATCTAAGTTTGTTGAACCACTTTCTTTGGTGAAAGCAGACTCTTTATCTGATAAGTTGGAGCATGGTGATTCTTCTGGTAACTTGGACGAAATTCAAATTGAGTCTGAAAATATGGTTGTGAAATACTCGGTGCCTGGTTCTGTTGGGGAAAAAACTGGTACCCCTGTTTCCAGTGAGGTGAGACATACTGATCAAGAAGATAGATTGTGTGATTCAATATTGGCTTCCAACAGAGAATGTGCAAATAGAGCATGCGGAGTTTTTAGTAAGCTATTACCAAGAGATCAACATGTGACCGATGTTTCTCGCACTGTCCATTTCTTGTCCTGCCAGAGTAGTgctttgatgaaagaaaaatttgCAATGAGGAAGCAGTTTTTAAGATTTAAGGAGAGAGTTTTAACAATTAAGTTTAAAGTCTTTCAACACCTTTGGAACGAAGATGCACGATTGCTTTCTGTGAGGAAACAGCGCCCAAAATCTCAGAAAATTTTTGACTTGAGCTTCCGGACAGCTCTTAATGGGAATCAGAAGCATCGATCCTCCATTCGATCTCGTTGTTCTTCACCTG CAGGAAATCTTAGCCTTGTCCCTACGACAGAGATGATCAATTTTACAAGCAAGCTGCTTTCAGATTCCCAAGTCAAGATTTACCGGAACACTTTGAAGATGCCGTCCTTAATTTtggacaaaaatgaaaaaatggtgTCAAGGTTTATCTCCAGTAATGGATTAGTTGAAGATCCCTGTGCTGTTGAGAAAGAAAGGGCTGTGATAAATCCCTGGATGCCTATTGAGAGAGAAATTTTCATGAAGAAGCTTTCCATCATTGGGAAAGACTTCAGAAAGATTGCTTCTTTTCTCGACCACAAGACAACAGCAGATTGTGTGGAGTTCTACTACAAAAATCACAAATCCGATTGTTTTGAGAAATCAAAGAAGCAAGATTGCAGTAAGCAAATGAAGGCCTTCTTTACTGATACCTATATGGTGACGTCAGAGAAAAAGAGGATTCGTGAGATTAATGCTGCTTCACTTAAGAAGTTTGGTAAATCTTCAATCATGGTAGCCTGTGCTGATGACCATGTGAGGAGCCAACATTCGAGTGCTGGACGACTCTTTTTGGGTGGCTATGGTGATTCTAAaccatcatgggatgatgatgGCATTTTAGATAGGTCTAATAGTCTCGGTTTTATTGGGAATGAAAGTGATACAGTTATTGCTGATGCCTTAACTGGTATGTGCGGTTCCCTTTCATCAGAGGCTATGAGTTCTTGCATCACAAGCTGTGTTGACCCTGGAGAGAGCAACAGGGAGTGGAAGTGCCAAAAAGTGGACTCTCAAATAAAACGGCCTTTGACACCTGATGTTATGCAGAATGTTGATGATGAGACTTGTTCGGATGAGAGCTGTGGGGAAATGGATCCTTCTGATTGGACAGACGAGGAGAAATCTATTTTTATACAGGCTGTGTCAACGTATGGCAAGGATTTTGTGATGATCTCACGGTGTGTGAGAACAAGATCACGGGACCAGTGCAAGGCTTTCTTTAGTAAGGCTCGGAAGTGCCTTGGACTGGATTTGATGCATCCTGGGCCTAGAAATGTAGGAGCCCCAGTGAGTGATGATCCTAATGGAGGTGGAAGTGACACAGAAGATGCTTGTGTTGTAGAGACAGCGAGTGGCTCGGTTATCTGTGGCAAAAAGTTGGGCTGTAAACTGGATGATGATTTGCCTTTGACCACCATGAACACGAACCATGATGAATCCGATCCTGCTAAGATCGTGAACTTGCAATCTGACCTGAACAGATCAGAGGAAAACAATGGGATGGGACATATGGACCAAGAAGATTTTGAGGCTGTAGAAACTTTGGTTTCTGATGCATGTCAGGCAGAGAATAGTGCTGAGCTGGTTGTTCAGGGTGATAACAATGTTGTGGATACCGCTAAAAACCAGTCTGATTCGGTGAATGCTCAGAGAAGTGCAGTTTTCTTGGCCAATTCAGAATCCAGGGGTGATCAAGTGATTGAACAGGGTATGTTGATTGCAGAATCAGTATCCAATCGAGAAGGAATCAACCCTGGTCCGTTGAGTTCAGGAGTTTTGGTGGAGAATAAAGCTGTTACTTCTGTGGGATATGAAAATGAATTAGGGGGACAACGATTGCTGTTGGCAGAAAGTAGTTTGAATaataaacaacatgaagaaGGTGATGGAGATGCAACTGGCTTGCAAAGCTCGATACAAGATTCAAACACAGCAGGAAATGTTTCTCATCTGGCTGCCGAAAGTTCTTCTGGTTTCTGTCTCAACCCTGAGTACCAGCATAAATTTCCCTTGGAATTGGATTCTCTGGAAAAGCCTCGTGTTATCCCCTTGCCGCAGCAGAATTCTCTTGCTACTGTAACTTCATTGTCTCAAGATTCTGCATCCATTCTGTGTGATAAAACACTTAATCAAGACAGATCGTCATCGACACTTGATTTTCATGGGAACAGGGACAAGCAGTCTCCTAGATCTTTTAGTAGAGAGGACTGCCACCAGCATTTGTCTGGCCATCCTATTTTGAATCACGATGAATCCTCTCAGATTCTCAGGGGCTATCCTTTACACGTTtcaaagaagaaagagatgaaTGGGGAAATTAGTTGCAGAAAGCTTTCTGAAGCTCAAACCCTTTCACAGTCAGGCAAGACCATCTCCACTCGATTTGTAGCAAAGGATTGCTCTCTTCAGAAATGCAGCAGTTCAAAGCCTCACAGCTCAGTGGCTGAACTTCCACTTCTGTCCCAAAAGATTGAACAAGATGGTTTTCATTCTAGATCTCATTCACGAAGTTTGTCAGATACAGATAAACCATGCAGGAATGGTGATGTGAAACTGTTTGGCCAGATACTCACTCACCCATCCTCCATGCAGAAATCAAATTCTGGTACTCATGAGAATGGGGAAAAGGGGATCCAAGATTCTAAGTTAAGCAGCAAATTGTCTAATCTAAAATTTCCTGGCCACCACCATGTGGATGGGAATATCCTGAAGTTTGATCATAATTACTTGGGCCTTGAGAATGTTGCAATGAGTTATGGCTACTGGGATGGGAATAGGATACAGACTGGGTTTTCGTCTTTTGCTGATTCTGCTGTCTTGCTGGCCAAATGTCCTGGTGCTTTTGGTAATTTTCCTACACCGCCTTCCAAGATTGAGCCACCACCATTGCAGgcagttgtgaatagtaatgaacgAAACTCGAATGGTGTATCAGTTTTTCCAAGTAGGGAAATAAGTAGCAACGACGGAGTGGTTGATTATCAGGTATATGGGAACCGAGAGGGCTCTAAAATGCAGCCATTCGCTGTAGATATGAAACAGCGGAAAGACATTCTTTCTGAAATGCAAAGAAGAAATGGGCTTGAAGCAGTCTCAAGTTTACAGCCACAGGCAATGGGGGTGGTTGGAATGGATGTAGTAGGAAGGGGAGGAGTACTTGTTGGGGGACCCTGCACTGGTGTTTCTGATCCGGTCGCAGCCATTAAAATGCACTACGCCAAAAGTGACCAGTATGGGGGGAAGATGAAGACTGGATGCATCGTTAGGGAGGAAGAACCTTGGAGAGGTAAGGGGGGCATAGGCAGGTAG